From a region of the Lactuca sativa cultivar Salinas chromosome 4, Lsat_Salinas_v11, whole genome shotgun sequence genome:
- the LOC128133719 gene encoding uncharacterized protein LOC128133719 gives MDLFGPVNVLSINRNSFCLVVIDDYSRFTWVFFLYNKAEIPNLIKRFIVMIENQTNNQVKALRIDNGTEFKNAVLDHFCAEKGIVRQFSSVRTPQQNRVAEHWNRTLKDAARTMLCDSKLPVFFWAEAINTACYVQNPRTAYRVYNKKTKQIVESFDVCWLEENETDARVGPDWLFDYTSLFKSFNVSSDNQEGSTFNLKIPSEDEEDEVDYRPPLISTNPPSVPPTHFESSESPQQPSPDAIATPLTPMEKEFMNHETSTVTSTLMELIFPENIAEAFVADSSNEHCSSSTDHTTNDGAVNIHNLTVSVNDISYQIPSRIQRDHPIENVIGQLGDGVQTRSKSGDVNTCLYPCFISQIEPKPVDMVLNEPSWVEAMHDELNQFEKLGVWKLVELPKGKKSLDTHWVFRNKQNDSGVIVRNKARLVVRGFRQVDGLDYIEVYALALNISEPEKANLAQVKDSSKEMEADPEEEMMNFQFAFMVQTTPEPVKSERIQEGRCELKGAMNMQGLHHQQQQLAALLSVALPKDKDSSSSSSSQHNNPSSEGGEDDASRLAAINPILKDY, from the exons atggatttatttggtccggtTAATGTGTTGAGCATCAATCGCAACTCTTTCTGCCTTGTCGTGATAGATGATTACTCCcgtttcacttgggttttctttctatatAACAAAGCAGAAATTCCTAACCTTATCAAAAGATTCATTGTGATGATCGAAAATCAGACTAACAATCAAGTGAAAGCGCTGCGTATtgataatggaacagagttcaagaatgctgttcttgatcatttttgcgctGAGAAAGGGATTGTGCGTCAATTCAGTTCTGTTCGAACACCTCAACAAAACCGGGTTGCCGAACATTGGAATCGAACTCTAAAAGATGCCGCAAGGACGATGCTCTGTGATTCCAAGCTTCCTGTATTCTTCTGGGCAGAGGCGATTAACACTGCGTGTTATGTTCAAAATC CTCGAACTGCGTACAGGGTTTACAATAAGAAGACTAAACAGATTGTAGAATCATTTGATGTTTGTTGGCTTGAGGAAAATGAGACAGATGCTAGAGTGGGTCCTGACTGGTTGTTTGActacacatctcttttcaaatcattcaatgtGTCTTCAGATAATCAAGAAGGATCTACTTTCAATTTGAAGATTCCTAGTGAAGacgaagaagatgaagttgaTTATCGACCTCCATTGATTTCCACTAATCCTCCATCGGTACCCCCTACTCATTTTGAATCTTCTGAATCTCCTCAACAACCTTCTCCTGATGCCATTGCTACTCCCTTAACTCCAATGGAAAAAGAGTTCATGAATCATGAGACTTCCACTGTAACTTCAACTTTGATGGAActtatttttccagaaaatattgcAGAAGCGTTTGTAGCGGATTCTTCTAACGAACATTGTTCATCCTCTACAGACCATACAACAAATGATGGAGCGGTTAACATTCATAATCTTACTGTTTCGGTCAATGATATTAGTTATCAGATCCCTTCACGCATTCAGCGAGATCATCCAATAGAGAACGTCATTGGCCAGTTAGGCGACGGGGTTCAAACGAGAAGTAAAAGTGGGGATGTAAATACATGTCTCTACCCTTGCTTCATATCTCAAATAGAACCTAAACCTGTCGATATGGttctgaatgagcccagctgggttgaAGCCATGCATGACGAATTAAATCAATTTGAGAAACTCGGAGTCTGGAAATTGGTGGAACTaccaaaaggaaagaaatctcttgATACTCATTGGGTATTTCGAAATAAACAAAACGATTCAGGTGTCATTGTGCGCAACAAGGCAAGATTGGTGGTTCGAGGGTTTCGACAGGTTGACGGTCTTGACTATATTGAAGTTTATGCTCTG GCCCTAAACATTTCAGAACCTGAAAAGGCAAATCTTGCTCAAGTCAAGGATTCAAGTAAAGAAATGGAAGCAGATCCAGAGGAGGAGATGATGAATTTTCAGTTTGCTTTCATGGTTCAGACCACTCCTGAACCAGTCAAATCTGAG AGAATTCAAGAGGGGAGATGCGAATTGAAAGGAGCCATGAATATGCAAGGCCTTCATCATCAACAACAGCAGTTGGCAGCTCTGCTCTCTGTTGCTCTCCCCAAAGACAAggattcttcatcttcatcctcatcGCAACATAACAATCCATCGTCTGAAGGTGGAGAAGACGACGCTTCTCGATTGGCAGCCATTAATCCAATATTGAAGGATTATTGA
- the LOC111896667 gene encoding uncharacterized protein LOC111896667: MGCLMQAISVSRPFIELMMMYFFKRVHIWQLSFCDGNNPDKVRPWCKARIPLVYNFIQSHYWGVGFLKYFQLKQFPNFLLASPILSIAVYSIIHYVKLQPEVFFSLGFQVAPKSYGVDINNTHTSTVIQESEEDQTLKRRKHSTEEEEGPTPTPTVLSKKDEKLGKFSIIIIPFILHLGFMVATAFFVMHVQVATRFLSASPPVYWFGAYVLASHGKGWGYLIWGYCVAYILIGSLLFSNFYPFT; encoded by the exons ATGGGGTGCTTAATGCAGGCTATATCGGTTTCCAGACCATTCATAGAGCTTATGATGATGTATTTCTTCAAAAGAGTGCATATTTGGCAATTAAG TTTCTGTGATGGAAATAATCCGGATAAAGTAAGGCCTTGGTGTAAAGCAAGGATTCCTTTGGTGTACAATTTTATTCAAAGTCATTACTGGGGGGTTGGTTTTCTAAAATATTTTCAGCTAAAACAGTTCCCAAATTTCCTTCTTGCATCACCAATCCTCTCGATTGCAGTCTACTCAATTATCCATTATGTGAAGCTACAGCCTGAGGTCTTCTTTTCACTTGGTTTCCAAGTTGCTCCAAAAAGTTATGGAGTAGATATAAACAACACTCACACATCAACAGTAATTCAAGAATCAGAAGAAGATCAGACTCTGAAAAGGAGAAAACATAGCACGGAAGAAGAAGAGGGTCCCACTCCCACTCCCACTGTGCTTTCAAAGAAGGATGAAAAATTAGGAAAATTTTCAATCATCATCATACCATTCATCTTACACTTGGGGTTCATGGTGGCTACAGCGTTTTTTGTCATGCATGTTCAGGTTGCTACAAGGTTTTTGTCTGCAAGCCCTCCAGTGTATTGGTTTGGGGCGTATGTTTTGGCATCTCATGGGAAGGGTTGGGGATACTTGATATGGGGATACTGTGTAGCCTACATCCTCATTGGAAGTCTTCTCTTTTCAAATTTTTACCCTTTCACTTAA